CTTTCAGCAACCTCCTTTTGAACCATCCCTACCACCTCAGGCACCCTGTCCTTATAATCCAGCACATGAAAGAAAATTTGAGAGGAGATGTTATACGGGAAATTCCCTACTACGGCCAAAGGGGTAGGTAAGGCCTCCGCTAAATTTAACTTTAGGAAGTCCTTGGAAAGAAGATGATCGCCTAGCTGCGGATAAACCACATTGAGATACTCAACCGACTCCCTATCTACTTCAACTGCGAACAGCGGAATGGGCTGCTTCACCAAGAATTGCGTAAGCACGCCCATGCCCGGACCCACTTCGAGAATAGCTGCAACCTGCTTGTTTTGCAGGCTATCCACTATTTTTCGTGCAATATTATTGTCACGCAGGAAGTGCTGACCCAGCTGCTTTTTAGGACGTACGCTCATAGAAAATACAATAAGACGACAAAGGTCGCTAAAATGTTTTGAAGTATAACATTTGAGTGGAGCAACTTATTTGAAGACCATTTGCTGATATCACATAAGCCCAAATCCGATTGTAGGATGTAAAAAAATAGAGTTTTCAGCAAATCTTTGCCATCTTTGAAAAAATGATGTTTCGTGACTTTTGAATCCACCTTTACAAAAAGACGAGTGATAATAGTCTTAGGTGTAACGGTTTGGCTGTTTATATTATGGGAAGGAGTTCCAATGGCTGAATCGTTAATGCACGGAAGGCCGCACTTGGGGGAAAACATGCACCCGCTTTCCCTGCTTGGTGCTCTATTGTTGATGCCAGTAAACTGGGGCTTGGAGTCAGCCAAGTGGT
This genomic window from Williamwhitmania sp. contains:
- the rsmA gene encoding 16S rRNA (adenine(1518)-N(6)/adenine(1519)-N(6))-dimethyltransferase RsmA; this translates as MSVRPKKQLGQHFLRDNNIARKIVDSLQNKQVAAILEVGPGMGVLTQFLVKQPIPLFAVEVDRESVEYLNVVYPQLGDHLLSKDFLKLNLAEALPTPLAVVGNFPYNISSQIFFHVLDYKDRVPEVVGMVQKEVAERMAERPGSKTYGILSVLLQCYYNIEYLFTVNEQVFDPPPKVKSAVVRLTRNDVTKLGCDEKLFVRVVKSTFNQRRKTIRNSIRAAYAGVLPDNRFLQLRPERLSVADFVELTRIVEEAIANEAVKQ